Proteins encoded together in one Triticum dicoccoides isolate Atlit2015 ecotype Zavitan chromosome 7B, WEW_v2.0, whole genome shotgun sequence window:
- the LOC119337161 gene encoding phospholipid-transporting ATPase 6-like isoform X1, with protein sequence MARARKRDRLRWSKLYTFSCFHQPHTDEAAGPAAVSGSPVGGPGFSRIVHCNNSILHRRKPLKYPTNYISTTKYNVLTFLPKAIFEQFRRVANLYFLLTAILSLTPVCPFSPVSMIAPLAFVVGLSMIKEALEDWRRFMQDMKVNNRKVSVHKGDGEFEFRHWEDLCVGDVVKVEKDQFFPADLLLLSSSYEDGICYVETMNLDGETNLKLKRSLEVTLPLEEDETFKDFQGVIRCEDPNASLYTFIGNLDYERQVYALDPSQILLRDSKLRNTAFIYGVVIFTGHDSKVMQNSTESPSKRSRIEKKMDLIIYILFTVLVLISLISSIGFAVRIKLDLPRWWYLQPQNSNKLDDPTRPALSGIFHLITALILYGYLIPISLYVSIEVVKVAQAHFINQDIHMFDEETGNTAQARTSNLNEELGQVHTILSDKTGTLTCNQMDFLKCSIAGVSYGVRASEVERAAAKQMASGAADQDIPVQDVWESNEDEIQLVEGVTFSVGKTQKSSIKGFSFEDDRLMQGHWTNEPNSNMLLMFFRILAICHTAIPEVNEATGALTYEAESPDEGAFLVAAREFGFEFFKRTQASVFIKEKYTSSNGTTEREFKILNLLEFNSKRKRMTVIMRDEDNRIVLLCKGADTIIFDRLAKNGRLYEPDTTKHLNEYGEAGLRTLALSYRMLEESEYESWNAGFLKAKTSIGPDRELQLERVADLIEKELILVGATAVEDKLQTGVPQCIDRLAQAGLKIWVLTGDKMETAINIGYACSLLRQGMKQISLSTTAGDQVAQDAQKAAKESLMLQIANASQMVKLEKDPDAAFALVIDGKALTFALEDDMKNMFLNLAVECASVICCRVSPRQKALVTRLVKEGLGKTTLAVGDGANDVGMIQEADIGVGISGVEGMQAVMASDFSISQFRFLERLLVVHGHWCYKRIAQMICYFFYKNITFGLTIFYFEAFAGFSGQSVYDDWFMLLFNVVLTSLPVISLGVFEQDVSAEICLQFPALYQQGPNNLFFDWYRILGWMANGLYSSLAIFFLNICIFYDQAIRSGGQTADMASVGTTMFSCIIWAVNIQIALTMSHFTWIQHLFVWGSIGTWYVFIITYGMALKSRDNFQIMTEVLGPAPIYWAATLLVTAACNIPYLIHISYQRSCNPLDHHVIQEIKYLRKDVEDETMWKRERSKARQRTKIGFTARVDAKIKQLKGRLHKKSPSLTIHTVA encoded by the exons ATGGCCCGTGCGCGGAAGCGCGACCGCCTGCGATGGAGCAAGCTCTACACCTTCTCCTGCTTCCACCAGCCCCACACCGACGAGGCCGCCGGCCCCGCCGCCGTCAGCGGCAGCCCCGTCGGCGGCCCGGGCTTCTCGCGCATCGTGCACTGCAACAACTCCATCCTCCACCGCCGGAAGCCGCTCAAGTACCCCACCAACTACATCTCCACCACCAAGTACAACGTCCTCACCTTCCTCCCCAAGGCCATCTTCGAGCAGTTCCGCCGCGTCGCCAACCTCTACTTCCTCCTTACCGCCATCCTCTCGCTCACCCCGGTCTGCCCCTTCTCCCCCGTCAGCATGATCGCCCCCTTGGCCTTTGTGGTCGGGCTCAGTATGATCAAGGAGGCCCTGGAGGACTGGCGAAGGTTCATGCAGGACATGAAGGTGAACAACCGCAAGGTCAGCGTGCACAAGGGTGACGGTGAATTTGAGTTCCGACATTGGGAGGACCTTTGTGTTGGTGATGTGGTCAAGGTTGAGAAGGACCAGTTCTTCCCGGCTGATTTGTTGCTCTTGTCGTCGAGCTATGAGGATGGCATTTGCTACGTTGAGACAATGAACCTGGATGGTGAGACAAACCTGAAGCTGAAAAGGTCACTGGAGGTTACGCTGCCATTGGAAGAGGATGAGACGTTTAAGGATTTCCAGGGAGTGATAAGGTGTGAAGACCCAAACGCGAGCTTGTACACATTCATTGGTAACTTAGACTATGAGAGGCAGGTGTATGCCCTCGATCCGTCTCAGATACTTCTCAGGGACTCAAAGCTGAGGAACACGGCCTTCATCTATGGAGTAGTCATTTTTACAGGGCACGATAGTAAGGTGATGCAGAATTCAACCGAGTCGCCATCAAAGAGGAGCAGGATTGAGAAGAAGATGGATTTGATCATATATATTTTGTTCACTGTTCTGGTTTTAATATCGCTCATCAGTTCGATTGGTTTTGCTGTGAGGATCAAGCTTGATCTGCCCAGATGGTGGTACTTGCAGCCTCAGAACTCCAACAAATTGGACGATCCAACACGCCCTGCTCTTTCTGGGATTTTCCATCTCATTACAGCACTCATTCTCTACGGGTATTTGATTCCGATCTCGCTATATGTCTCAATTGAAGTTGTGAAGGTGGCACAAGCACATTTCATTAACCAGGACATTCATATGTTTGATGAGGAGACTGGCAATACTGCTCAGGCCCGAACGTCAAACTTGAATGAGGAGCTTGGCCAAGTTCATACGATTTTGTCAGATAAAACTGGCACTTTGACCTGTAATCAGATGGATTTCTTGAAGTGTTCAATTGCTGGGGTTTCTTATGGTGTGCGTGCGAGTGAAGTTGAAAGGGCTGCTGCAAAGCAGATGGCATCAGGCGCTGCTGACCAAGATATTCCTGTGCAAGATGTATGGGAGAGTAATGAGGATGAAATCCAGTTAGTGGAAGGAGTTACCTTCAGCGTGGGAAAGACCCAAAAATCCTCGATAAAAGGCTTTAGTTTTGAGGATGACCGTCTTATGCAAGGGCACTGGACCAATGAACCAAATTCCAACATGCTTCTTATGTTCTTCCGGATACTTGCTATTTGTCACACTGCAATCCCTGAGGTGAATGAGGCAACAGGTGCTCTTACTTATGAAGCAGAATCACCTGACGAGGGGGCTTTTCTTGTGGCAGCCAGAGAATTTGGATTTGAATTTTTCAAGAGAACACAAGCGAGTGTCTTCATCAAAGAGAAATACACTTCCTCTAATGGCACAACTGAGAG GGAGTTCAAGATTCTCAATTTATTGGAGTTCAACAGCAAAAGAAAGCGAATGACGGTAATTATGAGGGATGAAGATAACCGTATTGTTCTTCTTTGCAAAGGAGCAGATAC CATTATATTTGATAGACTAGCAAAAAATGGAAGGTTGTATGAGCCAGATACAACCAAGCATCTCAATGAATATGGTGAGGCAGGCTTGCGGACATTAGCGCTATCATACAGAATGCTTGAGGAATCAGAATATGAATCTTGGAATGCCGGGTTTCTTAAAGCAAAGACATCCATTGGGCCTGATAGGGAATTGCAACTTGAGCGAGTCGCAGATTTGATTGAGAAGGAGCTGATCCTTGTTGGTGCAACAGCGGTTGAGGACAAACTACAAACAGGG GTTCCTCAGTGCATTGATCGCTTGGCGCAAGCAGGTCTCAAAATCTGGGTTCTGACAGGCGATAAGATGGAAACTGCAATTAACATAGG ATACGCATGCAGTTTACTTAGGCAAGGCATGAAACAGATATCCTTGTCCACAACCGCTGGTGACCAAGTAGCCCAGGATGCACAAAAG GCTGCGAAAGAGAGTCTTATGTTGCAAATCGCCAATGCTTCACAAATGGTAAAGCTAGAGAAGGATCCTGACGCAGCATTTGCTCTTGTTATTGATGGAAAAGCTCTTACATTTGCTTTGGAAGATGACATGAAGAATATGTTCTTGAATCTAGCAGTAGAGTGTGCTTCTGTCATATGTTGCCGTGTGTCTCCAAGACAGAAAGCACTG GTGACCCGACTGGTCAAAGAAGGCCTTGGAAAAACTACTTTAGCAGTAGGTGATGGTGCAAATGATGTGGGCATGATTCAAGAAGCTGATATTGGTGTTGGTATTAGTGGGGTCGAAGGCATGCAG GCTGTGATGGCGAGTGACTTTTCTATTTCCCAATTTCGGTTCCTTGAGCGACTTCTTGTTGTACATGGCCATTGGTGCTACAAGAGAATTGCCCAAATG ATCTGCTACTTCTTTTACAAGAATATTACCTTTGGACTTACAATATTTTACTTCGAGGCATTCGCTGGATTTTCTGGGCAATCAGTCTATGATGATTGGTTTATGCTGCTTTTCAACGTTGTTCTTACCTCTCTacctgttatatcacttggagtatTTGAGCAAGATGTTTCTGCTGAAATCTGCTTGCAG TTCCCAGCGCTATATCAGCAAGGACCAAATAACCTTTTCTTTGACTGGTACCGTATTTTAGGATGGATGGCGAATGGCCTCTACTCATCTCTGGCGATATTCTTTCTCAACATCTGTATATTCTATGATCAAGCAATCCGCTCTGGTGGACAGACTGCCGACATGGCTTCAGTGGGAACCACCATGTTCTCCTGCATCATCTGGGCTGTCAATATACAGATTGCTCTGACAATGAGCCATTTCACCTGGATTCAACATTTGTTTGTGTGGGGCAGCATAGGGACTTGGTATGTCTTCATTATCACATACGGGATGGCTTTGAAGTCCCGAGACAACTTCCAGATTATGACAGAAGTTCTCGGGCCAGCTCCCATTTACTGGGCAGCGACCCTTCTGGTGACTGCTGCTTGCAACATCCCCTACCTGATTCACATATCCTACCAGAGATCATGCAATCCACTTGATCACCATGTGATTCAGGAGATCAAGTACCTACGGAAAGACGTCGAAGACGAAACAATGTGGAAGAGGGAACGGTCTAAGGCGAGACAGAGGACCAAGATTGGTTTCACCGCAAGGGTAGACGCAAAGATTAAGCAGCTCAAGGGGAGGTTGCATAAGAAAAGCCCATCGTTAACCATCCATACTGTAGCGTAG
- the LOC119337161 gene encoding probable phospholipid-transporting ATPase 4 isoform X2 → MARARKRDRLRWSKLYTFSCFHQPHTDEAAGPAAVSGSPVGGPGFSRIVHCNNSILHRRKPLKYPTNYISTTKYNVLTFLPKAIFEQFRRVANLYFLLTAILSLTPVCPFSPVSMIAPLAFVVGLSMIKEALEDWRRFMQDMKVNNRKVSVHKGDGEFEFRHWEDLCVGDVVKVEKDQFFPADLLLLSSSYEDGICYVETMNLDGETNLKLKRSLEVTLPLEEDETFKDFQGVIRCEDPNASLYTFIGNLDYERQVYALDPSQILLRDSKLRNTAFIYGVVIFTGHDSKVMQNSTESPSKRSRIEKKMDLIIYILFTVLVLISLISSIGFAVRIKLDLPRWWYLQPQNSNKLDDPTRPALSGIFHLITALILYGYLIPISLYVSIEVVKVAQAHFINQDIHMFDEETGNTAQARTSNLNEELGQVHTILSDKTGTLTCNQMDFLKCSIAGVSYGVRASEVERAAAKQMASGAADQDIPVQDVWESNEDEIQLVEGVTFSVGKTQKSSIKGFSFEDDRLMQGHWTNEPNSNMLLMFFRILAICHTAIPEVNEATGALTYEAESPDEGAFLVAAREFGFEFFKRTQASVFIKEKYTSSNGTTEREFKILNLLEFNSKRKRMTVIMRDEDNRIVLLCKGADTIIFDRLAKNGRLYEPDTTKHLNEYGEAGLRTLALSYRMLEESEYESWNAGFLKAKTSIGPDRELQLERVADLIEKELILVGATAVEDKLQTGVPQCIDRLAQAGLKIWVLTGDKMETAINIGYACSLLRQGMKQISLSTTAGDQVAQDAQKAAKESLMLQIANASQMVKLEKDPDAAFALVIDGKALTFALEDDMKNMFLNLAVECASVICCRVSPRQKALVTRLVKEGLGKTTLAVGDGANDVGMIQEADIGVGISGVEGMQAVMASDFSISQFRFLERLLVVHGHWCYKRIAQMICYFFYKNITFGLTIFYFEAFAGFSGQSVYDDWFMLLFNVVLTSLPVISLGVFEQDVSAEICLQVCDRIFDLLKPVTYMAYMKNKHARKGNTIKWTSGML, encoded by the exons ATGGCCCGTGCGCGGAAGCGCGACCGCCTGCGATGGAGCAAGCTCTACACCTTCTCCTGCTTCCACCAGCCCCACACCGACGAGGCCGCCGGCCCCGCCGCCGTCAGCGGCAGCCCCGTCGGCGGCCCGGGCTTCTCGCGCATCGTGCACTGCAACAACTCCATCCTCCACCGCCGGAAGCCGCTCAAGTACCCCACCAACTACATCTCCACCACCAAGTACAACGTCCTCACCTTCCTCCCCAAGGCCATCTTCGAGCAGTTCCGCCGCGTCGCCAACCTCTACTTCCTCCTTACCGCCATCCTCTCGCTCACCCCGGTCTGCCCCTTCTCCCCCGTCAGCATGATCGCCCCCTTGGCCTTTGTGGTCGGGCTCAGTATGATCAAGGAGGCCCTGGAGGACTGGCGAAGGTTCATGCAGGACATGAAGGTGAACAACCGCAAGGTCAGCGTGCACAAGGGTGACGGTGAATTTGAGTTCCGACATTGGGAGGACCTTTGTGTTGGTGATGTGGTCAAGGTTGAGAAGGACCAGTTCTTCCCGGCTGATTTGTTGCTCTTGTCGTCGAGCTATGAGGATGGCATTTGCTACGTTGAGACAATGAACCTGGATGGTGAGACAAACCTGAAGCTGAAAAGGTCACTGGAGGTTACGCTGCCATTGGAAGAGGATGAGACGTTTAAGGATTTCCAGGGAGTGATAAGGTGTGAAGACCCAAACGCGAGCTTGTACACATTCATTGGTAACTTAGACTATGAGAGGCAGGTGTATGCCCTCGATCCGTCTCAGATACTTCTCAGGGACTCAAAGCTGAGGAACACGGCCTTCATCTATGGAGTAGTCATTTTTACAGGGCACGATAGTAAGGTGATGCAGAATTCAACCGAGTCGCCATCAAAGAGGAGCAGGATTGAGAAGAAGATGGATTTGATCATATATATTTTGTTCACTGTTCTGGTTTTAATATCGCTCATCAGTTCGATTGGTTTTGCTGTGAGGATCAAGCTTGATCTGCCCAGATGGTGGTACTTGCAGCCTCAGAACTCCAACAAATTGGACGATCCAACACGCCCTGCTCTTTCTGGGATTTTCCATCTCATTACAGCACTCATTCTCTACGGGTATTTGATTCCGATCTCGCTATATGTCTCAATTGAAGTTGTGAAGGTGGCACAAGCACATTTCATTAACCAGGACATTCATATGTTTGATGAGGAGACTGGCAATACTGCTCAGGCCCGAACGTCAAACTTGAATGAGGAGCTTGGCCAAGTTCATACGATTTTGTCAGATAAAACTGGCACTTTGACCTGTAATCAGATGGATTTCTTGAAGTGTTCAATTGCTGGGGTTTCTTATGGTGTGCGTGCGAGTGAAGTTGAAAGGGCTGCTGCAAAGCAGATGGCATCAGGCGCTGCTGACCAAGATATTCCTGTGCAAGATGTATGGGAGAGTAATGAGGATGAAATCCAGTTAGTGGAAGGAGTTACCTTCAGCGTGGGAAAGACCCAAAAATCCTCGATAAAAGGCTTTAGTTTTGAGGATGACCGTCTTATGCAAGGGCACTGGACCAATGAACCAAATTCCAACATGCTTCTTATGTTCTTCCGGATACTTGCTATTTGTCACACTGCAATCCCTGAGGTGAATGAGGCAACAGGTGCTCTTACTTATGAAGCAGAATCACCTGACGAGGGGGCTTTTCTTGTGGCAGCCAGAGAATTTGGATTTGAATTTTTCAAGAGAACACAAGCGAGTGTCTTCATCAAAGAGAAATACACTTCCTCTAATGGCACAACTGAGAG GGAGTTCAAGATTCTCAATTTATTGGAGTTCAACAGCAAAAGAAAGCGAATGACGGTAATTATGAGGGATGAAGATAACCGTATTGTTCTTCTTTGCAAAGGAGCAGATAC CATTATATTTGATAGACTAGCAAAAAATGGAAGGTTGTATGAGCCAGATACAACCAAGCATCTCAATGAATATGGTGAGGCAGGCTTGCGGACATTAGCGCTATCATACAGAATGCTTGAGGAATCAGAATATGAATCTTGGAATGCCGGGTTTCTTAAAGCAAAGACATCCATTGGGCCTGATAGGGAATTGCAACTTGAGCGAGTCGCAGATTTGATTGAGAAGGAGCTGATCCTTGTTGGTGCAACAGCGGTTGAGGACAAACTACAAACAGGG GTTCCTCAGTGCATTGATCGCTTGGCGCAAGCAGGTCTCAAAATCTGGGTTCTGACAGGCGATAAGATGGAAACTGCAATTAACATAGG ATACGCATGCAGTTTACTTAGGCAAGGCATGAAACAGATATCCTTGTCCACAACCGCTGGTGACCAAGTAGCCCAGGATGCACAAAAG GCTGCGAAAGAGAGTCTTATGTTGCAAATCGCCAATGCTTCACAAATGGTAAAGCTAGAGAAGGATCCTGACGCAGCATTTGCTCTTGTTATTGATGGAAAAGCTCTTACATTTGCTTTGGAAGATGACATGAAGAATATGTTCTTGAATCTAGCAGTAGAGTGTGCTTCTGTCATATGTTGCCGTGTGTCTCCAAGACAGAAAGCACTG GTGACCCGACTGGTCAAAGAAGGCCTTGGAAAAACTACTTTAGCAGTAGGTGATGGTGCAAATGATGTGGGCATGATTCAAGAAGCTGATATTGGTGTTGGTATTAGTGGGGTCGAAGGCATGCAG GCTGTGATGGCGAGTGACTTTTCTATTTCCCAATTTCGGTTCCTTGAGCGACTTCTTGTTGTACATGGCCATTGGTGCTACAAGAGAATTGCCCAAATG ATCTGCTACTTCTTTTACAAGAATATTACCTTTGGACTTACAATATTTTACTTCGAGGCATTCGCTGGATTTTCTGGGCAATCAGTCTATGATGATTGGTTTATGCTGCTTTTCAACGTTGTTCTTACCTCTCTacctgttatatcacttggagtatTTGAGCAAGATGTTTCTGCTGAAATCTGCTTGCAGGTATGTGACAGAATATTCGACTTACTTAAGCCTGTGACATATATGGCTTATATGAAAAATAAACATGCTCGGAAAGGGAACACCATAAAGTGGACTTCTGGGATGTTGTAA